A region of Dioscorea cayenensis subsp. rotundata cultivar TDr96_F1 chromosome 5, TDr96_F1_v2_PseudoChromosome.rev07_lg8_w22 25.fasta, whole genome shotgun sequence DNA encodes the following proteins:
- the LOC120261635 gene encoding leucine-rich repeat receptor-like protein FASCIATED EAR2 — protein MASKTENVCTLTLPLIIIVPKTMNNQTLTLTLVLLLLAAVTTAQNLHSADRSALLTLRSHLADPRGALSTWNGSRCSLWAGVLCENRTSRVIQLDLSGFNLSGELNSSLCLLSRLQTLILASNYFSGIIPSCLPRITPLRTLNLAWNLLSGQLPPTLARLRHLESLILSGNRGLGGPLPFSLAISFPALAHLDLSSANFSGEIPAGFFHLGALRYVDLSDNRLTGSLMDFDHPLDFLDLSGNQISGTLPCFSASVETLSVLNLAGNGIVGGIPTCISSLRALTVLNLSSNALEYRLSPRLIFSDKLLVLDFSSNGFSGPIPSRIVEDSDRSGLLLLNLSSNRFSGEIPPEVTELRSLQGLLLADNQIEGEIPPAIGNLTYLQALDLSGNLLSGAIPVSLAGCFQLWMLRLGGNNLSGALRPELDALDSLRILDLTGNQISGEVPLPLAGCKSLEFVDLSHNELGGELSSAVFKWQNLRQLSLAGNRFSGNLPDWIFSFPDLHSLDLSGNRFTGFIPDGNFNVSADFNGADATQDQTNIGIILRVSVNLVAGGRQVEFGYELRSPVVINLSDNELRGEIPEGLIGLQGLETLNLSYNYLTGRIPGSLAKMGRLQRLDLSHNAISGEVPVGIAGLKGLETLDLSFNCLSGMVGLRRFPGAFAGNPGLCVEFSGEGCRAGRGMEGGGGGGGGGGGEKEEEMGREEGWMSVGAFWISAVVSFYVSLVGLLCWGTTRAFLFRPSKAQNF, from the coding sequence ATGGCTTCAAAGACGGAGAATGTCTGCACTCTCACTCTCCCACTCATCATCATCGTCCCCAAAACCATGAACAACCAaactctaaccctaaccctagttcTCCTTCTTCTCGCCGCCGTTACCACCGCCCAAAACCTCCACTCCGCCGACCGCTCCGCCCTCCTCACTCTCCGTTCCCACCTCGCCGACCCCCGCGGCGCCCTCTCCACATGGAACGGCTCTCGCTGCTCCCTCTGGGCCGGTGTCCTCTGCGAGAACCGCACCTCTCGCGTTATCCAGCTCGATCTCTCCGGTTTTAACCTCTCCGGCGAGCTCAACTCCTCACTCTGCCTCCTCTCCCgcctccaaaccctaatcctcgcCTCCAACTACTTCTCCGGTATCATCCCTTCTTGCCTCCCCCGTATCACGCCGCTCAGAACCCTAAACCTCGCCTGGAACCTCCTCTCCGGCCAGCTCCCCCCGACCCTCGCCCGCCTTCGCCACCTCGAGTCCCTCATCCTCTCCGGAAACCGTGGCCTCGGTGGTCCTCTCCCTTTCTCGCTCGCCATCTCCTTCCCTGCCCTCGCACACCTCGATCTCAGCTCCGCTAACTTCTCCGGCGAGATTCCAGCGGGCTTCTTCCATCTCGGGGCCCTCAGATATGTGGACCTCTCCGACAATCGCTTGACCGGTTCTTTGATGGACTTCGATCATCCCTTGGATTTCCTCGATCTCTCTGGGAATCAAATCTCCGGGACGCTCCCTTGCTTCTCAGCGTCCGTGGAAACGCTCTCCGTTTTGAACCTCGCCGGGAACGGGATCGTCGGCGGGATCCCGACCTGTATATCGTCTTTGCGTGCTCTGACAGTGTTGAATCTCTCGTCCAATGCCCTCGAGTACCGGCTCTCGCCGAGGCTTATCTTCTCCGATAAGCTCCTGGTTCTCGATTTCAGCTCCAATGGTTTCTCGGGTCCGATCCCGAGCCGGATCGTCGAGGATTCCGATAGATCGGGGCTTTTACTGTTGAATCTATCTAGTAATCGGTTTTCCGGTGAGATTCCGCCGGAGGTCACGGAGCTAAGGAGTCTCCAGGGTTTGCTCCTCGCCGACAACCAGATCGAAGGGGAGATCCCGCCAGCGATCGGGAATTTGACCTATCTCCAAGCTCTGGATCTCTCCGGCAACTTGCTCTCTGGGGCGATCCCGGTGAGCCTCGCTGGATGCTTCCAATTATGGATGCTGAGGTTGGGCGGGAATAACCTCAGCGGCGCGCTACGGCCGGAGCTCGATGCACTAGATAGCCTCCGGATCCTCGATCTTACTGGCAACCAAATCTCCGGCGAGGTTCCGCTCCCACTGGCCGGCTGCAAATCACTGGAATTCGTGGATCTAAGCCACAACGAGCTCGGAGGCGAGCTCAGCAGCGCCGTTTTTAAATGGCAGAACCTTCGCCAACTCTCCCTGGCTGGAAACCGCTTCTCTGGCAACCTCCCCGATTGGATCTTCTCCTTCCCTGACCTCCATTCTCTCGATCTCTCTGGCAACCGCTTCACTGGCTTTATCCCGGATGGCAACTTCAATGTCAGCGCCGACTTCAACGGCGCTGACGCCACGCAAGATCAAACCAACATCGGGATCATACTCAGAGTGTCAGTGAATCTCGTGGCGGGTGGCCGGCAGGTGGAGTTCGGATACGAGCTACGGTCTCCGGTGGTGATCAACCTCAGCGACAACGAGCTCCGGGGAGAGATCCCGGAGGGATTGATCGGGCTTCAAGGGTTGGAAACCCTCAACCTCTCGTACAACTACCTGACAGGGAGAATCCCAGGGAGTCTAGCAAAGATGGGGAGACTCCAGCGACTAGACCTCTCTCACAACGCGATCTCCGGCGAGGTTCCGGTGGGGATCGCGGGGCTGAAGGGATTGGAAACGCTAGACCTGTCGTTCAATTGCTTGTCAGGGATGGTGGGGTTGAGGAGGTTCCCGGGGGCGTTTGCTGGGAACCCGGGGTTGTGCGTGGAGTTCTCCGGCGAGGGGTGTAGGGCGGGGAGGGGGATGGAAGgtggcggaggaggaggaggaggcggTGGTGGGGAAAAGGAGGAAGAGATGGGGAGAGAGGAAGGATGGATGTCGGTGGGGGCATTCTGGATAAGCGCGGTTGTGAGTTTCTATGTTTCGTTGGTGGGCTTGCTTTGCTGGGGAACCACCAGGGCCTTTCTTTTCCGCCCTTCCAAAGCCCAAAACTTTTGA